A single genomic interval of Heterodontus francisci isolate sHetFra1 chromosome 45, sHetFra1.hap1, whole genome shotgun sequence harbors:
- the LOC137356395 gene encoding histone H2A-like, producing the protein MSGRGKTGGKSRAKPKSRSSRAGLQFPVGRVHRHLRKGNYAERVGAGAPVYLAAVLEYLTAEILELAGNAARDNKKTRIIPRHLQLAVRNDEELNKLLGGVTIAQGGVLPNIQAVLLPKKTSAGFIPCSVSGGNKAPAISYSNGSKSVSTSLPAVQVGNGHDQMQPNTDLIKST; encoded by the exons atgtctggaagagggaagaccggtgggaaatctcgggccaaacccaagtctcgctcttcccgggctggattgcagttcccggtcggccgtgttcaccgccacctcagaaaggggaactatgctgagcgggtgggtgccggagccccggtctatctggctgctgtgctcgagtatctgacagctgaaatcctcgagctggccggcaacgcggcccgggacaacaagaagacccgcatcatccccagacacctgcagctggccgtccgcaacgacgaggagctgaacaagctgttgggaggggtgaccatcgctcagggcggggtgctgcctaatatccaggccgtgctgctgcccaagaaaaccagcgct GGATTCATTCCCTGTTCGGTCTCTGGCGGGAATAAAGCTCCAGCCATTTCTTACTCCAACGGGAGTAAATCCGTTTCCACATCTTTACCGGCAGTTCAGGTCGGCAATGGACATGATCAAATGCAACCCAATACTGATCTGATAAAGTCCACATAA
- the LOC137356131 gene encoding histone H2B 5-like, with amino-acid sequence MVDDKKTTAPSKKGAKKVLKKAPAKGSKKRRKSRRESYSIYVYKVMKQVHPDTGISSKAMSIMNSFVNDIFERIAGEASRLAHYNKRSTISSREIQTAVRLLLPGELAKHAVSEGTKAVTKYTSSK; translated from the coding sequence ATGGTTGACGACAAGAAAACAACTGCACCttccaagaagggcgccaagaaagttctgaagaaggcgccagcaaagggcagcaagaaacggagaaaatccaggagagaaagttactccatctacgtgtacaaagtgatgaagcaggttcaccctgacaccggcatctcctccaaggccatgagcatcatgaattcgtttgtgaatgatattttcgagcgaatcgcgggtgaggcttcccgcctggcccattacaacaaacgcagcaccatcagttcccgggagatccagaccgccgtgcgcctgctgctgcccggggagctggccaaacacgccgtgtcggaaggtacaaaggcggtcaccaagtacaccagctccaagtaa